A stretch of Synechococcus sp. MIT S9220 DNA encodes these proteins:
- a CDS encoding DUF2721 domain-containing protein — MEPESLSKAIQLSVAPVFLLAGIGALMNVISGRLARIVDNARKTKAALDAGETVDEREQVVYRRRMQLTIRAIELLTAATLLISTVVAVMFFSVISRINLTLVVVPLFITAMLLVMLASICFLREVRMASAHINRLF, encoded by the coding sequence ATGGAACCCGAGAGCCTGTCCAAAGCCATTCAGCTTTCAGTCGCTCCTGTGTTTCTGCTGGCAGGCATCGGAGCATTGATGAACGTGATCTCCGGTCGCCTCGCCAGGATCGTCGACAACGCACGCAAGACCAAGGCGGCTCTTGATGCGGGCGAAACAGTCGATGAACGGGAGCAGGTGGTCTACCGCAGGCGCATGCAGCTCACGATCCGCGCCATCGAGCTACTCACCGCCGCAACCCTGCTGATCTCGACCGTGGTCGCTGTCATGTTCTTCAGCGTGATCAGCCGCATCAACCTCACGCTTGTGGTGGTTCCTCTGTTCATCACAGCGATGCTGCTGGTGATGCTGGCTTCGATCTGTTTTCTGCGAGAGGTGCGGATGGCCTCAGCCCACATCAATCGGCTGTTTTGA
- a CDS encoding SemiSWEET transporter, translating to MDVDAIGYVAAALTTLSFFPQAIKTLRTDDTRSISLSMYGLFTGGVAIWAAFGLLSGNGPVILANGLTLIPASFVLQKKIRHHLNAGER from the coding sequence ATGGATGTGGATGCAATCGGTTATGTGGCCGCGGCGCTGACCACCTTGAGCTTCTTTCCGCAGGCCATCAAGACATTGCGCACCGATGACACGCGCTCCATTTCCCTGTCAATGTACGGCCTGTTCACCGGCGGCGTTGCCATCTGGGCGGCGTTCGGTCTGCTCAGTGGGAATGGGCCCGTGATCCTTGCCAATGGACTCACCTTGATCCCCGCATCGTTCGTGCTGCAGAAGAAAATTCGCCACCACCTCAACGCAGGTGAGCGCTAG
- the ychF gene encoding redox-regulated ATPase YchF, with translation MLKAGIVGLPNVGKSTLFNALVANAQAQAANFPFCTIEPNVGTVSVPDGRLEQLTDLSKSADTIPTRMEFVDIAGLVKGASQGEGLGNKFLANIREVDAIVHVVRCFEDDDVIHVSGSVGPVRDAEVINLELGLSDLAQIEKRRERLKKQMRTSKEAQTEDAALERIQAVLEEGGAARSVELSDEEALMIKPLGLLTAKPIIYATNVSEDDLAAGNGFCEEVVALSAKEGAETVRISAQVEAELVELGEEERRDYLDGLGVSEGGLKSLIRATYRLLGLRTYFTTGEKETRAWTFKAGMTAPQAAGVIHTDFERGFIRAQTIGCEKLLEAGSLVEARNKGWLRSEGKEYEVEEGDVMEFLFNV, from the coding sequence ATGCTCAAAGCCGGAATCGTTGGATTGCCCAATGTGGGTAAATCCACTCTCTTCAATGCCCTTGTAGCCAATGCCCAGGCCCAGGCAGCCAATTTCCCGTTCTGCACCATCGAACCGAATGTCGGCACCGTGTCCGTTCCGGATGGGCGGTTGGAGCAGCTGACGGATCTGAGCAAAAGCGCCGACACCATTCCCACACGGATGGAGTTTGTCGATATCGCCGGCCTGGTCAAGGGAGCGAGTCAGGGTGAAGGACTCGGCAACAAGTTCCTGGCCAATATTCGTGAAGTGGACGCCATTGTTCATGTCGTTCGTTGCTTCGAGGATGACGACGTCATCCATGTGTCCGGTTCTGTTGGACCGGTTCGCGATGCCGAGGTGATCAACCTTGAACTCGGACTTTCAGATCTGGCGCAGATTGAAAAACGTCGCGAGCGCCTGAAGAAGCAGATGCGAACAAGCAAGGAGGCGCAGACAGAGGATGCGGCGCTCGAGCGGATTCAGGCTGTGCTCGAGGAAGGTGGTGCTGCGCGCAGCGTTGAGCTCAGCGATGAAGAAGCGCTGATGATCAAACCACTGGGACTTCTAACGGCCAAGCCAATCATTTACGCCACCAATGTGAGCGAAGACGATCTCGCAGCAGGCAATGGTTTCTGCGAGGAGGTGGTGGCTCTTTCAGCGAAGGAGGGTGCTGAAACCGTGCGGATCTCTGCTCAGGTTGAAGCGGAACTGGTTGAGCTTGGCGAAGAGGAACGAAGGGATTATCTCGATGGACTTGGAGTCAGTGAAGGTGGCCTGAAAAGTCTGATTCGGGCCACTTACCGTTTATTGGGATTGCGCACCTATTTCACGACCGGTGAAAAGGAAACACGAGCCTGGACATTCAAGGCTGGAATGACTGCTCCTCAGGCGGCAGGAGTGATTCATACCGATTTCGAGCGAGGATTTATTCGTGCTCAGACCATCGGTTGCGAGAAATTGCTGGAGGCAGGATCTCTGGTGGAAGCTCGTAACAAAGGTTGGCTACGCAGTGAGGGTAAAGAGTATGAAGTTGAGGAAGGTGATGTGATGGAGTTTTTGTTTAACGTTTAA
- a CDS encoding efflux RND transporter periplasmic adaptor subunit — MGSQKSQSPTGATPEALRALSRLSGLKRRRRRLIGAGAAAVLLTAGGVIWSQGPGSDRSRQLSEFTVAAERGSLPGVITASGELEAIRRVNVSPKRAGVVEELYVDEGDVVTKGQVLARMDTGDLEDRMDEFAALERQAKADYEAKRAEYLRNRQLVDVGAISASDLDGFRAAFISSKEALNAARERIEQRNVEGNDLLIRAPFSGLITERFAEPGSFVTPTTAASTNAGATSSSLVELSEGLEAAAKVPESDIGRIRIGQDATVRVDAFPDQLFPARVRDIAPRALKTDNVISFEVELTLIDPPPTLRIGMTADVNFQTGRTAASTLVPTVAIVTEQGQSGVLLVGNDDEPTFQPVQLGASSGDKSAILTGVQPGTRVFIDLPPWAKQRD; from the coding sequence ATGGGCAGCCAAAAAAGCCAGTCCCCAACTGGGGCCACACCCGAAGCCCTGCGTGCGTTGAGCCGTCTGAGTGGTCTGAAACGCAGGCGACGTCGCTTGATCGGCGCAGGCGCAGCCGCTGTTCTGTTGACAGCAGGTGGTGTGATCTGGAGCCAAGGTCCCGGATCCGATCGTTCGCGTCAGCTGAGTGAGTTCACCGTGGCGGCGGAGCGAGGATCTCTGCCTGGCGTGATTACGGCCAGTGGCGAGCTGGAAGCGATCCGACGGGTGAACGTGAGCCCGAAGCGGGCTGGAGTTGTGGAGGAGCTTTATGTCGATGAAGGCGATGTTGTGACCAAAGGTCAGGTGTTGGCCCGCATGGACACCGGTGATCTCGAGGACCGAATGGATGAATTTGCCGCACTCGAACGGCAGGCCAAGGCGGACTATGAAGCCAAGCGGGCCGAATACTTACGCAACCGGCAGCTGGTGGATGTCGGCGCGATCAGCGCATCAGACCTGGATGGCTTCCGAGCGGCCTTCATCAGCAGTAAGGAAGCTCTGAACGCTGCTCGCGAGCGCATTGAACAACGCAACGTTGAAGGCAATGACCTGCTGATCCGCGCTCCTTTCAGCGGGCTCATTACCGAACGCTTCGCCGAACCTGGATCGTTTGTGACTCCAACCACAGCCGCTTCAACCAATGCCGGCGCTACCAGCTCATCACTTGTGGAGCTGTCTGAAGGCCTGGAAGCGGCCGCCAAGGTTCCTGAAAGCGACATCGGTCGCATTCGTATCGGCCAGGACGCAACTGTTCGCGTGGATGCATTCCCTGATCAGCTTTTTCCGGCAAGGGTGCGAGACATCGCACCGCGTGCACTTAAAACCGACAACGTGATCTCATTCGAGGTGGAGCTCACACTGATCGATCCTCCACCGACCCTTCGCATCGGCATGACCGCAGATGTGAACTTCCAGACCGGACGCACCGCCGCCAGCACACTGGTGCCAACCGTGGCAATCGTGACTGAGCAAGGTCAATCAGGCGTTCTTCTCGTTGGCAACGACGATGAGCCCACATTCCAGCCTGTGCAACTCGGTGCCAGCAGCGGCGACAAGAGTGCCATTCTCACCGGTGTGCAGCCCGGCACACGCGTGTTCATTGACCTGCCGCCCTGGGCGAAACAGCGCGACTGA
- the polA gene encoding DNA polymerase I — translation MPQTKEKPLLLLVDGHSLAFRSFYAFSKGGEGGLATKDGRPTSVTYGFLKALLDNCKGLKPQGVAIAFDTAEPTFRHKADPNYKAHRDVAPDVFFQDLDQLQLILRNQLQLPLCTAPGFEADDVLGTLANRAASSGWRVRILSGDRDLFQLVDDQRDIAVMYMGGGPYAKSSGPTLIDEAGVQFKLGVMPDKVVDLKALTGDSSDNIPGVKGVGPKTAINLLKENVDLDGVYKVLAEVEAEGPKASRGAVKGALKGKLSADRDNAYLSRQLAEILVDIPLPEEPVLELGPVDGDGLEVQLKDLELNSLVRQVPGFIATFSTGGLAANAHLLETKTSKDSSQSDRSKDAATQEQDAPDAFSQDSAASYQPDLKPQLICSDAALHGLMQRLQSCTDATAPVALDTETTDLNPFKAQLVGIGVCWGPGDADLAYIPVGHRAATEATLEPDRPLVQLPIETVLEQMAPWLASPEHPKALQNAKYDRLILLRHGLPLAGVAMDTLLADYLRDAAAKHGLDAMATRMYGITPTLFSDLVGKPKDGKASCFAEVDLDQAALYCGMDVHLTRRLAIDLRQQLQATGESLLSLLDNVELPLEPVLALMEATGIRIDMPYLSALSTEMGDILQRLEKEAKEAAGTDFNLASPKQLGELLFNTLGLDRKKSRRTKTGYSTDATVLEKLEADHPVVPLVLEHRVLSKLKSTYVDALPQLVEAETGRVHTDFNQAVTATGRLSSSNPNLQNIPVRTDYSRRIRKAFLPQENWTLLSADYSQIELRILTHLSGEHVLQQAYREGDDVHALTARLLLDKDEVNSDERRLGKTINFGVIYGMGAQRFARETGVNQAEAKDFLLRYRERYPKVFAFLELQERLALSRGYVETIMGRRRPFHFDRNGLGRLLGKEPMEIDLDVARRGGMEAQQLRAAANAPIQGSSADIIKLAMIQLQAAIEQQALPARLLLQVHDELVLEVDPDALESIQKLVVNTMENAVTLSVPLVAETGLGANWMDAK, via the coding sequence ATGCCACAAACCAAGGAGAAACCGCTGCTGCTGCTGGTGGATGGCCATTCCCTGGCCTTCCGCAGTTTTTATGCCTTCAGCAAAGGCGGCGAAGGTGGGTTGGCCACGAAGGATGGACGTCCAACCAGCGTGACCTATGGATTTCTCAAGGCCCTGCTGGATAATTGCAAGGGGCTGAAACCTCAGGGTGTGGCGATCGCCTTTGACACCGCCGAGCCCACCTTCCGCCACAAGGCTGATCCCAATTACAAGGCTCACCGGGATGTCGCTCCGGATGTGTTCTTTCAGGACCTTGACCAACTGCAGTTAATCCTGCGCAATCAGCTGCAGCTGCCCCTCTGTACGGCGCCTGGCTTCGAAGCGGATGACGTGCTCGGAACCCTGGCCAACCGAGCGGCATCCTCGGGATGGAGGGTGAGAATTCTCAGCGGCGACCGCGACCTGTTTCAGCTGGTGGACGACCAGCGGGACATTGCCGTGATGTACATGGGTGGCGGCCCCTACGCCAAAAGCAGCGGACCCACCCTGATTGATGAGGCAGGTGTCCAATTCAAGCTCGGAGTCATGCCCGACAAGGTGGTGGACCTGAAGGCGCTGACTGGAGACAGCTCGGACAACATCCCTGGCGTGAAAGGAGTTGGCCCGAAAACCGCCATCAATCTGCTCAAAGAGAATGTGGACCTCGATGGCGTCTACAAGGTGCTTGCCGAAGTCGAGGCGGAAGGACCCAAGGCCAGCAGAGGTGCTGTGAAAGGTGCTCTGAAGGGCAAGCTCAGCGCCGACCGGGACAACGCCTATCTCTCAAGACAACTGGCCGAAATCCTGGTCGACATCCCCCTGCCTGAGGAGCCCGTTCTCGAACTTGGGCCCGTGGACGGCGATGGTCTGGAGGTTCAGCTCAAGGACCTAGAGCTCAACAGCCTGGTGCGACAGGTTCCTGGTTTCATCGCCACCTTCTCCACCGGTGGCCTGGCAGCGAACGCCCACCTGCTTGAGACCAAGACTTCCAAGGACTCCTCTCAATCCGACAGGTCGAAGGATGCTGCAACTCAGGAGCAGGACGCCCCTGATGCTTTCAGCCAGGACTCCGCTGCCTCATACCAACCGGATCTGAAGCCACAGCTGATCTGCAGCGACGCAGCACTCCATGGCCTGATGCAACGGTTGCAGTCCTGCACCGATGCCACAGCTCCGGTTGCGCTCGACACGGAGACCACCGATCTCAACCCCTTCAAGGCGCAGCTGGTGGGCATCGGCGTGTGCTGGGGTCCAGGTGATGCTGATCTCGCTTACATCCCTGTGGGTCATCGTGCAGCGACGGAAGCAACGCTGGAACCAGACCGCCCACTGGTGCAGCTTCCAATCGAGACGGTGTTGGAACAGATGGCTCCCTGGCTGGCCAGCCCTGAGCACCCCAAGGCACTGCAGAACGCGAAATATGACCGCCTGATCCTGTTGCGACATGGCTTGCCGTTGGCGGGCGTGGCCATGGACACCCTGCTGGCCGATTACCTGAGAGATGCCGCGGCCAAGCACGGCCTGGATGCCATGGCAACACGGATGTATGGAATCACTCCCACCCTGTTCAGTGATCTGGTGGGCAAGCCCAAGGACGGCAAAGCGAGTTGCTTCGCAGAAGTGGACCTTGACCAGGCCGCGCTGTACTGCGGCATGGACGTCCATCTCACTCGCCGACTGGCCATCGATCTACGCCAACAGCTGCAGGCAACAGGAGAAAGTCTCCTCAGCCTTCTGGACAACGTGGAACTGCCGCTGGAACCGGTTCTGGCCTTGATGGAAGCCACCGGCATCCGCATTGACATGCCTTATCTCAGTGCACTGTCAACTGAAATGGGTGACATCTTGCAGAGGCTGGAGAAGGAGGCCAAAGAGGCAGCAGGAACCGACTTCAACCTCGCCTCGCCCAAGCAACTGGGCGAGCTGCTGTTCAACACCCTCGGCCTCGACCGCAAGAAATCCCGCAGAACCAAGACTGGTTACAGCACCGATGCCACTGTTCTGGAGAAACTGGAGGCTGATCACCCCGTTGTGCCGCTGGTTCTCGAACACCGCGTGCTGAGCAAGCTCAAGAGCACTTACGTGGATGCCCTGCCGCAACTGGTGGAAGCGGAAACCGGCAGAGTGCACACCGATTTCAATCAAGCGGTCACCGCCACCGGCCGGTTGAGCAGCAGTAATCCCAACCTCCAGAACATTCCTGTCCGCACGGACTACAGCCGCCGCATCCGCAAGGCCTTCCTGCCCCAGGAGAACTGGACGCTACTCAGCGCCGATTATTCCCAGATTGAGTTGAGGATCCTTACCCATCTCTCCGGCGAGCACGTGCTGCAACAGGCCTACCGAGAAGGAGACGATGTGCATGCCCTGACAGCACGGCTGCTGCTCGACAAGGACGAGGTGAACAGCGACGAACGACGCCTGGGCAAAACGATCAATTTTGGCGTGATCTACGGAATGGGTGCCCAACGCTTCGCGCGGGAAACCGGCGTTAACCAGGCAGAGGCCAAGGATTTTCTGCTGCGTTACCGCGAGCGGTATCCCAAAGTCTTCGCCTTTCTGGAACTGCAGGAACGACTGGCCCTCAGTCGCGGCTATGTGGAAACGATCATGGGCAGGCGACGGCCTTTCCACTTCGATCGCAACGGACTGGGCCGCCTTCTGGGCAAGGAACCGATGGAGATCGATTTGGATGTCGCTCGTCGCGGCGGAATGGAGGCTCAGCAATTGCGAGCTGCGGCCAACGCGCCGATTCAGGGATCCAGCGCTGACATCATCAAACTGGCCATGATTCAGCTGCAGGCTGCAATCGAACAGCAGGCACTACCGGCACGACTGCTGCTTCAGGTGCACGATGAACTGGTGCTTGAAGTGGATCCAGATGCTCTGGAGTCGATTCAAAAGCTTGTCGTCAACACCATGGAAAATGCTGTGACACTGAGCGTGCCCCTGGTGGCTGAAACCGGCCTCGGTGCCAACTGGATGGACGCGAAATGA
- a CDS encoding sodium-dependent transporter, translating into MAAAQKEHWGSGLGFVLAAAGSAVGLGNLWGFAYRASQGGGGSFVLLYVLIVAVICLPVLVAEMVLGRNTGRSPLLAPAQAAGRDWKPMGWLFVVAACGILAFYAVLMGWTAQTLIHALNVGLPQTMEDAQLFFDGISGGNSALAGQAISLLLTALVVSAGVQAGIERLSRWALPLLFLLLVALAIWASTLPGAIDGYKTFLLRWDGRELMNITTIRNAFSQAFFSIGTGIGSIMAYSAYLNRKAPVPQEAVAVVGLDTAVGLLAGMLTFPVVISFGLGDAVSESTIGTIFLALPTGLASIGPTGRIVAVAFFFLAYLAAITSSVSLLEVPVASLMDRWNWSRTKATWISAAVIFVIGLPAAMNLQVLGAMDALFGGVLLIAGGLLIAVLMGWVVPRTFLADLKDSTVTQPSTSGLILFFLRWVSPVVIAAGLLISVVDLIRNWTGQG; encoded by the coding sequence ATGGCGGCAGCGCAGAAGGAGCACTGGGGATCGGGGTTGGGATTTGTCCTGGCGGCAGCTGGCAGTGCAGTGGGTCTGGGCAATCTCTGGGGATTCGCCTACAGGGCCTCCCAGGGCGGAGGAGGCAGTTTCGTTCTCCTTTACGTGCTGATCGTTGCGGTCATCTGTCTGCCGGTGCTGGTGGCTGAGATGGTGCTTGGTCGCAACACCGGTCGCAGCCCCCTGCTGGCTCCGGCCCAGGCGGCTGGCCGCGACTGGAAACCGATGGGTTGGTTGTTTGTGGTCGCCGCCTGCGGAATCCTGGCCTTCTATGCCGTGCTGATGGGCTGGACCGCTCAGACCCTGATCCATGCCCTCAATGTGGGTCTTCCTCAAACCATGGAGGATGCCCAGCTGTTTTTCGACGGCATCAGTGGAGGTAACAGCGCGTTAGCAGGGCAGGCCATCAGCCTGCTGCTGACCGCTCTGGTGGTGTCGGCAGGAGTGCAGGCCGGAATTGAACGGCTGTCGCGCTGGGCGCTACCGCTTCTTTTTCTGCTGTTGGTGGCCCTGGCGATCTGGGCCAGCACGCTGCCTGGAGCGATCGATGGTTACAAGACCTTCCTCCTGCGCTGGGACGGCAGGGAACTGATGAATATCACCACCATCCGAAATGCGTTCAGCCAGGCCTTCTTCTCGATCGGCACCGGCATCGGTTCGATCATGGCGTATTCGGCTTATCTCAACCGCAAGGCTCCCGTTCCTCAAGAAGCGGTCGCGGTGGTGGGCCTGGATACCGCGGTGGGTCTGCTGGCGGGCATGCTCACCTTCCCCGTAGTGATCAGCTTCGGGCTGGGGGATGCCGTGAGTGAGTCCACGATCGGCACGATCTTTCTGGCGCTGCCAACAGGACTTGCCTCCATCGGCCCGACCGGACGAATTGTGGCTGTGGCCTTTTTCTTCCTGGCCTATCTCGCTGCAATTACGTCGTCGGTGTCGCTGCTGGAGGTCCCGGTGGCTTCGCTGATGGATCGCTGGAACTGGAGCCGCACCAAGGCGACCTGGATCAGCGCGGCGGTGATTTTTGTGATTGGCCTCCCCGCGGCCATGAATCTGCAGGTGCTTGGGGCGATGGATGCCTTGTTCGGTGGTGTGCTGCTGATTGCTGGCGGACTGTTGATTGCCGTGCTGATGGGATGGGTTGTGCCCCGGACCTTCCTGGCTGACCTCAAGGACAGCACCGTTACTCAACCATCTACCAGTGGTCTGATCCTGTTCTTCCTGCGCTGGGTCTCACCGGTGGTAATTGCTGCAGGCTTGTTGATCAGCGTGGTGGATCTGATCCGTAACTGGACCGGGCAAGGCTGA
- the cysS gene encoding cysteine--tRNA ligase, with translation MIRPLPLRLTNSLSNRTEDFEPQEAGKATIYCCGVTVYDLCHLGHARSYINWDVLRRYLIWRDYDVTFVQNYTDIDDKILNKANSEGSTMEEVSEKNIKAFEIDMARLHILPADKMPRATCCIPGIQTLIGELETKGAAYSSDGDVYFDISKAKNYGQLSGRDPNEQQQGASGRTNEGEEERKRHPFDFALWKKTKDGEPGWESPWGRGRPGWHIECSAMVREEFGTTIDIHLGGGDLVFPHHENEIAQSETANEAQLARVWMHNGMVNVGGTKMSKSLGNFTTIRALLDSGISAMTLRLFVLQAHYRKPLDFTADALVAASTGWKGLNAALSLGSQWSEQLGWPGAEALPSGAMQAQNLSVDEVLQAARDRFTEAMDQDLNSSGALAVLFELAKPLRSMANRLERGEQVEDQVPLNALHQRWLLLRELAAVLGLRHEPLNTAEDSKEASEDSAAIEAAISARKAAKQAKNFAEADRIRAELSDQGIELIDKPGGVTEWRRC, from the coding sequence ATGATCAGACCTTTGCCACTGCGCCTCACAAACAGCCTGAGCAATCGCACCGAAGACTTTGAACCGCAGGAGGCCGGCAAGGCAACGATCTATTGCTGTGGAGTCACGGTTTACGACCTCTGCCACCTTGGGCATGCGCGCAGTTACATCAACTGGGACGTGTTACGGCGCTATCTGATCTGGCGCGATTACGACGTCACCTTCGTTCAAAACTACACAGATATCGACGACAAAATATTAAACAAGGCCAACTCGGAAGGCTCAACAATGGAGGAGGTCAGTGAAAAGAACATCAAAGCCTTTGAAATCGATATGGCTCGTCTACATATTCTGCCCGCGGACAAAATGCCACGTGCAACATGCTGCATCCCAGGCATTCAAACTCTGATTGGCGAACTGGAAACCAAGGGAGCCGCATACAGTTCGGATGGCGATGTGTATTTTGATATTTCCAAAGCAAAGAACTATGGCCAGCTGAGTGGTCGAGACCCGAATGAGCAGCAACAGGGAGCCAGTGGCCGCACCAATGAAGGAGAGGAAGAACGCAAGCGACACCCATTTGACTTCGCGCTTTGGAAAAAAACCAAAGATGGAGAACCAGGCTGGGAATCACCCTGGGGGCGCGGCCGGCCCGGTTGGCACATCGAATGTTCTGCCATGGTTCGCGAAGAATTCGGCACAACAATTGACATTCATCTTGGTGGTGGAGATCTTGTCTTCCCGCATCATGAAAATGAAATTGCGCAGTCAGAAACAGCCAATGAAGCTCAGTTAGCCCGCGTTTGGATGCACAACGGCATGGTGAATGTCGGCGGCACAAAAATGTCGAAGTCGCTGGGCAACTTCACCACAATCCGCGCACTACTCGACAGCGGGATTTCAGCGATGACCCTGCGGCTGTTTGTGCTCCAGGCGCACTATCGCAAGCCACTCGATTTCACAGCAGACGCTCTTGTGGCGGCAAGCACCGGATGGAAAGGACTCAATGCTGCTCTCAGCCTTGGCAGTCAATGGTCGGAACAGCTGGGCTGGCCTGGAGCAGAAGCTTTGCCATCCGGTGCCATGCAGGCACAGAACTTGTCAGTGGATGAGGTTTTACAGGCTGCTCGCGACCGCTTTACCGAGGCCATGGATCAGGACCTGAACAGCTCTGGAGCCCTTGCAGTGCTGTTTGAACTGGCCAAACCACTGAGGTCGATGGCCAACCGACTGGAACGGGGAGAACAGGTTGAAGACCAGGTTCCACTGAATGCCCTGCATCAACGCTGGCTGTTGCTGCGTGAGCTTGCCGCAGTGCTTGGACTGCGGCACGAGCCTTTAAACACCGCGGAGGATTCCAAAGAAGCGTCAGAAGACAGCGCCGCCATCGAAGCCGCCATCTCTGCCCGCAAGGCCGCCAAGCAGGCCAAGAATTTTGCTGAAGCCGACCGGATCAGAGCCGAACTCTCCGATCAGGGGATCGAACTGATTGACAAACCCGGCGGCGTTACCGAATGGCGCCGCTGTTGA
- a CDS encoding peroxiredoxin yields the protein MSNPTHVPDATFQTRVRDESIAGDNPFRWQELTSKDIFGGKKVVLFALPGAFTPTCSSNHLPRYDELFDEFKSHGVDQIICLSVNDAFVMFQWSKHLGTKNIFMLPDGNGEFTRKMGMLVEKSNLGFGMRSWRYSILVNNMVIEKMFVEPDFADNCPTDPFQSSDADTMIAYLKGGTSAGIAKPHAFIG from the coding sequence ATGTCAAACCCCACCCACGTTCCTGACGCCACATTTCAAACACGGGTCAGAGACGAATCCATCGCTGGAGACAATCCATTCCGGTGGCAGGAGCTGACCAGCAAAGACATTTTTGGGGGCAAAAAAGTTGTCCTTTTTGCACTTCCTGGAGCCTTCACGCCAACTTGCTCATCCAACCATCTTCCCCGCTACGACGAACTCTTTGACGAATTCAAAAGTCACGGCGTTGATCAAATCATCTGCCTTTCGGTGAACGATGCATTTGTGATGTTCCAATGGAGCAAGCACCTTGGAACCAAGAACATTTTCATGCTTCCTGATGGCAACGGTGAGTTCACGAGAAAGATGGGAATGCTCGTCGAGAAGTCAAATCTTGGCTTTGGAATGCGTTCCTGGCGTTATTCGATTCTCGTAAACAATATGGTCATTGAAAAAATGTTTGTCGAGCCTGATTTCGCAGACAACTGCCCTACAGACCCTTTCCAATCATCTGACGCAGACACAATGATCGCCTATCTGAAAGGAGGCACATCAGCAGGAATTGCCAAGCCACATGCGTTCATCGGATAA
- a CDS encoding 1-deoxy-D-xylulose-5-phosphate reductoisomerase, translating into MKAISVLGSTGSIGTQTLEIVQEFPEQFRVVALTAGRNLPLLVEQIQRHSPEVVALADESLLKELEERLASLPADQKPQRQPELVGGPGGLNVAASWDTADLVVTGIVGCAGLLPTLAAIQAGKDLALANKETLIAAGPVVLPELKKSGSRLLPADSEHSAIFQCLQGTPWADNARLSTGVPTPGLRRIQLTASGGAFRDWATADLEKATVADATSHPNWSMGRKITVDSASLMNKGLEVIEAHYLFGLDYDHIEIVIHPQSIIHSMIELADSSVLAQLGWPDMKLPILYCMSWPSRLETPWRRLNLTEVGQLTFNKPDPAKYPCMQLAYAAGRAGGTMPAVLNAANEEAVAQFLEERIHFLDIPDLIETACERHKSDRVDQPQLDDVLAVDQWARTAVREQVDRGTRRLPLTAMAA; encoded by the coding sequence GTGAAAGCCATCAGCGTGCTGGGCTCCACCGGCTCAATCGGCACTCAGACTCTCGAAATCGTTCAGGAGTTCCCTGAACAGTTCCGGGTGGTGGCTCTAACAGCTGGTCGCAACCTGCCCCTGCTCGTGGAGCAGATCCAACGACACAGCCCCGAGGTGGTAGCCCTCGCTGATGAATCTCTTCTTAAGGAACTAGAGGAACGGCTTGCCTCGCTGCCAGCGGATCAAAAGCCTCAACGGCAACCGGAACTGGTGGGAGGTCCCGGCGGACTGAACGTTGCGGCCTCCTGGGACACGGCAGACCTCGTGGTGACCGGCATTGTTGGCTGTGCAGGCCTGCTGCCAACCCTGGCGGCCATCCAGGCCGGCAAGGATCTGGCGCTGGCCAACAAGGAAACCTTGATTGCAGCGGGTCCGGTTGTGCTGCCGGAACTCAAGAAAAGCGGCAGCCGCCTTCTACCGGCTGATTCCGAGCACTCCGCCATCTTCCAGTGCCTGCAGGGCACACCCTGGGCCGACAATGCCCGACTCTCCACGGGTGTTCCCACTCCGGGCCTGCGCCGGATCCAGCTCACGGCTTCAGGTGGTGCTTTCCGTGATTGGGCAACCGCCGATCTGGAGAAAGCCACCGTGGCCGATGCCACCTCCCATCCCAACTGGAGCATGGGCCGAAAGATCACCGTGGACTCAGCGTCGCTGATGAACAAAGGGCTGGAGGTGATCGAAGCCCACTATCTGTTTGGTCTCGACTACGACCACATCGAAATCGTCATTCATCCGCAGAGCATCATTCACTCGATGATCGAGCTGGCTGACTCCTCGGTCCTGGCGCAGCTGGGGTGGCCAGACATGAAGCTGCCAATCCTTTACTGCATGAGTTGGCCCTCGCGCCTGGAGACACCCTGGCGTCGCCTGAATCTCACCGAGGTCGGGCAACTCACCTTCAACAAACCCGATCCCGCCAAATACCCCTGCATGCAACTGGCCTACGCCGCTGGCAGGGCCGGTGGCACCATGCCGGCTGTGCTCAATGCCGCCAATGAAGAGGCGGTGGCCCAGTTCCTCGAGGAGCGGATTCATTTCCTCGACATTCCCGACCTAATCGAAACAGCCTGCGAGCGCCACAAATCCGACCGGGTTGACCAGCCGCAATTGGATGACGTGCTGGCCGTCGATCAGTGGGCCCGCACCGCCGTGCGCGAACAGGTTGACCGGGGCACACGACGCCTTCCGCTCACTGCCATGGCGGCGTGA